The Thermococcus thermotolerans genome contains a region encoding:
- a CDS encoding TldD/PmbA family protein produces MDRLERALRWAEQLRAEYMELRFESVRLLTIDYRDDRLDAFSGSLREGIGVRVLADGAWGFSATSKFNNIERVIDEAYRLAKAAALTKKERIELAEIKPVRDFVKSQMKVKPSHVGLEEKVAHVGELGSLLYEDPAVKSVWIHYEDGSGRKILVTSEGTEIEWDYNYLFQMATAVGRSGNIVASAGDNIGGVDTGWEIFEMNPNDEVAGRILERLRPQFSAVRPKRGEWPVVLSPKFSALMAHEALGHPAEADLTQNSALEGILGQEIAPEFVNMSDGLIENGFGNDRYDDEGVPVEKVEILKNGILNELLVDREWAFRLGIEPNGHSRAEDYRNPPKIRMRNTFFEPGDWNFEEMIEDIGFGYYLVLPNGGQAQLNTAFQVGVALGYTIRNGELAEPIKDASITGIAVEAIKRISAVGDDFGSALGACGKGTQMVWVSSGGPHMRFDGGILMG; encoded by the coding sequence ATTGACCGCCTCGAAAGAGCCCTTCGATGGGCGGAGCAATTGAGGGCAGAATACATGGAGCTCAGGTTTGAGAGCGTTAGACTCTTGACCATCGACTATAGGGATGACAGATTGGATGCTTTCTCTGGAAGTCTGAGGGAGGGTATTGGGGTCAGGGTTCTGGCGGATGGTGCATGGGGATTTTCTGCGACCAGTAAATTCAATAACATTGAACGGGTGATTGATGAAGCCTATCGGCTTGCCAAAGCTGCCGCCCTGACCAAGAAGGAGAGAATTGAACTGGCGGAGATTAAACCGGTGCGGGATTTCGTAAAGAGCCAGATGAAGGTCAAGCCGTCCCACGTGGGCCTTGAAGAGAAAGTTGCTCACGTTGGGGAACTAGGCTCCCTGCTTTATGAAGACCCCGCTGTTAAATCCGTGTGGATTCATTATGAGGACGGTAGCGGGAGGAAGATTCTGGTAACGAGTGAGGGAACGGAAATCGAATGGGACTACAATTATCTCTTCCAGATGGCTACTGCTGTTGGTCGATCCGGTAACATCGTTGCCTCTGCGGGGGACAATATTGGAGGCGTTGATACTGGCTGGGAAATTTTTGAGATGAATCCAAACGATGAGGTTGCTGGGAGGATATTGGAACGTCTTCGTCCTCAATTTAGTGCAGTTAGGCCTAAACGGGGCGAATGGCCGGTTGTGCTTTCCCCAAAATTCTCGGCGTTAATGGCACATGAGGCGTTGGGACATCCTGCAGAAGCGGATCTAACCCAGAACTCGGCTCTTGAGGGTATTCTTGGCCAGGAGATAGCCCCAGAATTTGTGAACATGAGTGATGGTTTGATAGAGAACGGCTTTGGAAACGACAGATACGATGATGAGGGTGTCCCGGTTGAAAAGGTGGAGATTCTGAAGAACGGAATCCTGAATGAACTCCTGGTTGACAGAGAGTGGGCGTTTAGGCTGGGTATCGAGCCGAATGGCCATTCAAGGGCAGAGGATTACCGAAATCCCCCAAAGATTAGAATGAGGAATACCTTTTTTGAGCCCGGGGACTGGAACTTTGAAGAGATGATTGAGGACATAGGATTTGGCTATTACCTTGTCCTTCCTAACGGGGGCCAGGCCCAGCTCAACACTGCTTTTCAGGTTGGTGTCGCACTAGGGTACACGATACGAAATGGAGAGCTAGCAGAGCCCATAAAGGACGCCTCAATAACTGGAATCGCTGTTGAGGCTATCAAAAGGATATCCGCCGTTGGGGATGACTTTGGGTCTGCTCTGGGAGCATGTGGGAAGGGTACACAGATGGTGTGGGTCAGTTCAGGTGGGCCCCATATGAGGTTCGATGGGGGAATCCTGATGGGTTAG
- a CDS encoding DODA-type extradiol aromatic ring-opening family dioxygenase → MLVGIGLMPHGNPVLEPEDEETRKLAEVLKEIGRTFNNVDAYVLVSPHNARMSDHLGVVLAENLVSWLGFEGKEIPGEWKTDRELAEKIYRAEKEAGMPVVDLNFAALSGEYSRWPLSWGELIPLSFLDKRPLVLVTPSRGVSRETLVRFGEVLGDVLDMEEKNVALIISADHGHAHDPNGPYGKVKESEEYDRLIMELINENRLEELPELPEELVRKALVDSYWQMLIMLGAMKKAEFELKASAYACPTYFGMAGALWLRTKSL, encoded by the coding sequence ATGCTCGTTGGAATCGGCCTCATGCCCCACGGGAACCCCGTTCTGGAGCCGGAAGATGAGGAAACAAGAAAGCTCGCGGAGGTTCTGAAGGAAATCGGAAGGACATTCAACAACGTTGATGCCTACGTCCTGGTAAGCCCGCACAACGCCCGTATGAGCGACCATCTCGGCGTTGTTTTAGCCGAAAACCTCGTTTCGTGGCTTGGCTTTGAGGGAAAGGAAATACCCGGCGAGTGGAAGACGGACAGAGAACTGGCCGAAAAAATCTATAGAGCAGAGAAAGAGGCAGGAATGCCGGTCGTTGATTTGAACTTCGCCGCACTGAGCGGTGAGTACTCACGCTGGCCGTTGAGCTGGGGGGAGCTGATCCCGCTGAGCTTTTTAGATAAGAGGCCGCTCGTCCTCGTAACGCCCTCGCGCGGGGTTTCGAGGGAAACGCTCGTGAGGTTCGGCGAAGTCCTCGGAGACGTGCTCGATATGGAGGAGAAAAACGTCGCCCTCATAATCAGCGCCGACCATGGCCACGCTCACGATCCGAACGGCCCATATGGAAAGGTGAAAGAAAGCGAAGAGTACGACAGACTCATAATGGAGCTGATCAACGAAAACCGCCTTGAGGAGCTGCCAGAACTCCCGGAGGAACTCGTGAGGAAAGCCCTGGTTGACAGCTACTGGCAGATGCTGATAATGCTTGGAGCCATGAAAAAGGCTGAATTCGAGCTTAAAGCTTCTGCCTACGCCTGTCCAACATACTTCGGAATGGCCGGGGCGCTATGGCTCAGGACCAAGTCGCTCTAA
- the thrC gene encoding threonine synthase codes for MKLVCSICGKTYAEPVQRCECGEPVEFERPTGEPYIGKSVWERFWDFWPVEPALEFSLGEGDTPLVKSRLGEELGVKLYLKNETVNPTWSFKDRGTFLAMSYAIKAGYKAVGTVSTGNMAASVSAYASRFGLKAKILVSESASDEKLKAVSVYGGEVIRVRGDYGRLYFESLKLGERLGVYFMNSDNPFRIEGYKGLAFEIAEELSPDYVLIPTSSGGLFRGIAKGFIELHEGGLIDELPKLVAVQAEGCSPICRAFKDGREKIERFESPKTIAKAIANPYPPSGNAVLKLMRDFGWKCVSVSDKEIFEAQRELAGEGLFVQPASATGIAALKKMNLPEGAKVVSILTGSGLKTLKNAPAGRIGECPLEELENCIRSGS; via the coding sequence GTGAAGCTGGTCTGTTCCATCTGTGGAAAAACCTACGCGGAACCGGTTCAGAGGTGTGAATGCGGCGAGCCGGTCGAGTTCGAGAGGCCCACCGGCGAACCGTACATAGGAAAGAGCGTCTGGGAGCGGTTCTGGGACTTCTGGCCGGTGGAACCGGCACTGGAGTTCTCCCTCGGCGAGGGCGACACACCATTAGTGAAGTCGAGACTCGGTGAGGAGCTTGGAGTGAAGCTCTACCTCAAGAACGAGACCGTAAACCCAACCTGGAGCTTCAAGGACAGGGGGACGTTTCTGGCGATGAGCTACGCCATCAAAGCCGGCTACAAAGCGGTTGGGACTGTCTCGACCGGAAACATGGCGGCGAGCGTTTCGGCCTACGCTTCCCGCTTTGGGTTGAAGGCAAAGATTCTGGTTTCAGAGAGCGCGAGCGACGAGAAGCTGAAGGCCGTTTCGGTGTACGGCGGCGAGGTCATCAGGGTCCGCGGCGACTACGGAAGGCTCTACTTCGAGAGCCTGAAGCTGGGAGAAAGACTCGGCGTCTACTTCATGAACTCGGACAACCCCTTCAGAATCGAGGGTTACAAGGGCCTCGCCTTCGAGATAGCCGAAGAACTGAGCCCGGACTACGTTCTGATTCCGACCAGCTCGGGCGGGCTCTTCCGGGGAATAGCCAAAGGCTTCATCGAGCTCCATGAGGGCGGGCTCATCGACGAACTTCCAAAGCTGGTGGCGGTTCAGGCAGAGGGCTGTTCACCGATATGCAGGGCGTTTAAGGATGGCAGGGAAAAAATCGAGCGCTTTGAGAGTCCTAAAACGATAGCCAAGGCCATAGCCAACCCCTATCCGCCGAGCGGGAACGCGGTTCTGAAGCTCATGCGGGACTTCGGGTGGAAATGCGTTTCAGTGAGCGATAAGGAAATCTTCGAAGCCCAGAGAGAGCTCGCCGGCGAAGGCCTCTTCGTCCAGCCGGCGAGTGCAACGGGTATAGCGGCCCTCAAAAAGATGAACCTGCCAGAGGGTGCAAAGGTCGTCTCAATCCTTACAGGTTCCGGTTTGAAAACCTTGAAGAACGCTCCGGCCGGGAGGATAGGAGAATGCCCGCTTGAAGAGCTGGAGAACTGCATCAGAAGTGGTTCATGA
- the psmB gene encoding archaeal proteasome endopeptidase complex subunit beta: METKKTGTTTVGIKAKDGVVLAADTQASLDHMVETLNIRKIVPITDRIAITTAGSVGDVQALARMLEAEARYYQFTWGRPMSTKAMANLLSNILNENKWFPYLVQIIIGGHVEEPTLANLDPMGGLIFDDYTATGSGSPFAIAVLEDGFKKDMSVEEAKELAVRAVRTAGKRDVYTGSRKVQVVVITKDGMKEEFVEFKE, encoded by the coding sequence ATGGAAACGAAAAAAACCGGCACCACCACCGTGGGAATAAAGGCCAAGGACGGTGTCGTTCTGGCCGCTGATACTCAAGCCTCACTCGACCACATGGTCGAGACCCTCAACATCAGGAAGATAGTCCCCATCACCGACAGGATAGCGATAACCACCGCGGGAAGCGTTGGCGACGTTCAGGCCCTGGCGAGAATGCTTGAGGCCGAAGCCAGATACTACCAGTTCACATGGGGCAGGCCCATGAGCACCAAGGCCATGGCAAACCTGCTCAGCAACATACTCAACGAGAACAAGTGGTTCCCCTACCTCGTCCAGATAATCATAGGCGGCCACGTTGAGGAGCCGACCCTGGCGAACCTCGACCCGATGGGCGGCCTCATCTTCGACGACTACACCGCAACCGGCTCGGGAAGCCCCTTCGCCATAGCCGTCCTTGAGGATGGCTTCAAGAAGGACATGAGCGTCGAGGAGGCAAAGGAGCTCGCGGTCAGAGCCGTCAGGACGGCCGGAAAGAGGGACGTCTACACCGGCAGCAGGAAGGTCCAGGTCGTCGTCATAACAAAGGACGGCATGAAGGAGGAGTTCGTTGAGTTCAAAGAGTGA